Genomic DNA from Fusarium keratoplasticum isolate Fu6.1 chromosome 2, whole genome shotgun sequence:
GGAAGGATTGGCAGCCTGGAAGCGCCCTCGGTCTGCACCAGACTCAGATCAGAATCCTGGTGCGAGCTCTTCAGCTACTCAAGGTTGGCGGTCGAGTCGTCTTCTCCACCTGCAGCATGAACCCCGTCGAGAACGAGTCCGTCGTTGTTTCTGCCATTGAGCGATGTGGCGGCGCCGACAACGTCGAGATCGTCGACTGCAGTGACCAGCTGCCCAACCTGAAGCGGAACCCTGGCATGAAGGACTGGAAGATCATGGACAAGAGCGCCAGGATCTGGAGCTCCTggaaggaggttgaggactttgccaaggagaGCCCCGACAACGTCATCCCTGGAAGAGTCGTCGAGACCATGTTCCCTCGGGTTGAGGGTTCTGACTGCGCTGATCTACCCCTGGAACGCTGCATGAGAGTTTACCCCCACATGCAGGACACCGgtggcttcttcatcacTGTTTTGGAAAAGAAGTCCGAGTTCAAGGCTAGAAATGAGAACGATCCCAAGCCTCAGGCTCagcccaaggccaacggcgaggccgaggctgcttCCGAAGAGAAGGAGCCGGctaaggaggaggctgaggctgtcCCCGCTGCCACTGAGGCCGCCCCTGTTGCTGAGGAAGCCAAGCAGGAGGATGTCGCTATGGCGGATGCATCCACCAACGGACATAAGAGGCCGCTGGAGTctgaggatgccgaggatcAGCCCgcaaagaaggccaagaccgaAGTTGAGTCGTCAGCTAGTGCCACGCCTGTTCCTCAGACTCAGGCGAAGAACCAGGAGGGCAGCAAGCCTCGCCGAAACGGCCCTGTTGAGGAGCCCTTCAAGTACCTTGACTCAGCTCACCCAACTGTCCAGAACATCAAGGACTTTTACCACATCTCTAGCCGCTTCCCCGATGACCGGTACATGGTGCGAAACGAGATGGGTGAGCCCGCTAAGGCCATCTACTACACCAGCGCCCTCCTCAGGGACATCCTGACTGAGAACGAAGGCCGCGGAATCAAGTTCATCCACGGTGGTGTCCGCATGTACATGAAGCAGGACGCCCCGTCCGCTGAGGTTTGCCGATGGCGCATCCAGGCTGAGGGTATGCCCATCCTTCAGGGCTACGTCGGCGAGCCCCGCGTTGTCCACCTCCATAACAAGGAGACCTTCCGGAAGCTCCTCATCGAGATGTTCCCTCGCATTAACGATGGCAAGTGGGAACGATTCGATGAGATCGGCGAGCGTGTTCGCGACATCGGTATGGGCTGCGCCGTCCTCCGTGTTGAGCCCGACGGCTCGGATCCCGACTTTGCTGAGCGTATGGCTCTGCCTATCTGGAAGAGCATTCACTCACTCAACCTTATGTTGCCCAAGGAGGACCGGTCTGCTATGCTTCTGCGTATCTTTAACGACACCTCCCCTCTTATCAACGTTACTCTGGAGAAGCAAAAGGTCGCCCAGCAAGCtaaggaggccgaggctggtgagaaggaggcgGTCGACGTGGCGGATCTTCCTTCGCCTGAGGAGCCTGCTGCGGAGCCAgtgaaggaggaggcagcgAGTGAGAccaaggcggaggaggccGCGTGAAATGAGAATGGTAAACTGGGTGTACACGTGTTTGATTAAATTTTGGTGTTGTTACAATGTTTAAATCATGGCCAGGGATGAACTCTTGATACAGATGGTATAATACATGGGGCTTCCCCAACGTGTCCATTTACTCGTCCAAAAGACCGACGGTCCAGTGCACAATTCTGTCAACGCCTTGGCCGTTGATAGCGCTCACCGGGATGGCAGTGCAGTCCTTGGTCCAGGCATTCTCGACGCCGCTGGGGTGCGGCTTGTCgcccttggtgatgccgtcAAGGTACTCCTTGAGCTCTCTGAAGTTAGCCTGGGTTTCTGGTAGGTCGGCCTTGGTCGCCACAACGAACCACGGCTTTCCAGCAATCTGAAGAGCAGGGGTAGTCGTAGAGTCAGGGAGTCCAGTCTCAAACTCAGGGGGAAAATTCATGGGACCGTCCAGGTCTGATTCAAGGTCCCAGTCAACGCGCGAGTCGATCTCGCGgtctgcctcctcttcatcgcgCATCTGAGCATACAAGCCGACCTCACGCCATAGCGCATCCAGAGCCTTGACAGCATTGCCCGCCGCAAGGTCAATGACAAAGGCGAGGACACCAGCACGCTCAACATGACGCAAGAAAGCAATTCCGAGTCCGCGGTCCAGATGAGCGCCCTCGATCAAACCCGGAATGTCAGCAATGGTGAAACGGGTTCGTGGCTCAGTTTCGACCTCCTCGGGCAGTCCCATCTGAGCGGGATAGCGGCGATAACTCTTGATAGTAGGCCGACCAGAATACTTGTCAAGAACAACAGTGCCAATATTGGGCTGCAGAGTCGTAAAAGCCCAGTTACCAACACGAGTACGGCTGTTGGTAATGGCGCGGAGAAGGGTGCTCTTCCCAGCATTGGGGAGACCCACCAGCCCAACGTcggcaaggagcttgagctcaagctcaaTCTTCATGCTAATGGCGTCCTCTCCCTTGGTCGCGAACATTGGGCGTGGATGCGCTCGCGATGTGAAATGAGGGTTCCCCAGGCCACCGATACCGCCGGTTgcgaggaggatgggctTGGGCGTCGGACGAGACAGGTCGAGATGGATCTTGGGCGGAGGTTGCTTATAGAGGCGATGGCGCTTCGGAAGTCGAGGGAAAACGGTTTGCTTGACATCCGTCTTGGATAGACCGGGATATAGCAACCACTTGCGACGCTCAGGGTTCtggtcttcctcctcatcctcctcaatctcatgctcctcctcttcgtatacttcttcgccttcctctt
This window encodes:
- a CDS encoding SAM-MT-RSMB-NOP domain-containing protein, whose product is MGKKSFRGKNRRGGGGGRGGAQAGGGWRDYPVIPKENEKLQRFYDTLLQLPEEEKNAYWEALRRELPNSFRFCGSKGHALTVKGLLQTRYIPEIVNIEHQDGRPVEPPQPVPWYPDDLAWWMTTPKNVIRKFPPFAAFQKFLVSETSVGNISRQEVVSMIPPLLMDLHPGMTVLDMCAAPGSKAAQLLEMIHQGEEARVRKVLRSFAKEDGLELGAETQDELEADLEADPSDAGRATGMLIANDSDYKRGHMLVHQLKRLSSPNLLVTNHDATQFPSIRLPPREGNSKPTYLKFDRILADVPCSGDGTLRKNANIWKDWQPGSALGLHQTQIRILVRALQLLKVGGRVVFSTCSMNPVENESVVVSAIERCGGADNVEIVDCSDQLPNLKRNPGMKDWKIMDKSARIWSSWKEVEDFAKESPDNVIPGRVVETMFPRVEGSDCADLPLERCMRVYPHMQDTGGFFITVLEKKSEFKARNENDPKPQAQPKANGEAEAASEEKEPAKEEAEAVPAATEAAPVAEEAKQEDVAMADASTNGHKRPLESEDAEDQPAKKAKTEVESSASATPVPQTQAKNQEGSKPRRNGPVEEPFKYLDSAHPTVQNIKDFYHISSRFPDDRYMVRNEMGEPAKAIYYTSALLRDILTENEGRGIKFIHGGVRMYMKQDAPSAEVCRWRIQAEGMPILQGYVGEPRVVHLHNKETFRKLLIEMFPRINDGKWERFDEIGERVRDIGMGCAVLRVEPDGSDPDFAERMALPIWKSIHSLNLMLPKEDRSAMLLRIFNDTSPLINVTLEKQKVAQQAKEAEAGEKEAVDVADLPSPEEPAAEPVKEEAASETKAEEAA